Proteins encoded by one window of Paenibacillus sp. DCT19:
- a CDS encoding cytochrome ubiquinol oxidase subunit I: MSSLDPVLLSRILTGLTLFVHIIFASIGVGVPLMIALAEWRGLRTNDIHYTLLARRWARGFVITVAVGVVTGTSIGLQLSLLWPMFMRVAGQAIALPLFMETFAFFIEAIFLGIYLYTWDRFKKKYTHMLLLIPVALGSSASAIFITTVNSFMNQPQGFTLVNGIMKDIHPIAAMLNPATPTKVSHVLASSYTLSAGVLAGIAAFSLLRGRDHVYYKKALKLTTVSALVFAVSTVMIGDSSGKFLAKYQPEKLAAAEWHFKTMKNAPLVYGGILDENNEVKYALEIPYALSILAGNRPDTEVKGLEEYPADLRPPLSIHYMFDLKVTTGVIILLIPVLYVFRRWLPGRKPYPKWLLLGIVLLGPLAMIAIELGWMFAEVGRQPWILRGYMKVSEAATTSSSVGWMLVLFIVLYLILCFSCIRVLSKLFRNKEAEKELDSLGLEGGIVH; this comes from the coding sequence ATGTCATCGCTGGATCCAGTTCTACTAAGTCGTATTTTGACTGGTCTTACTCTGTTTGTTCACATCATTTTTGCATCAATCGGTGTTGGCGTTCCGCTAATGATTGCTCTGGCAGAATGGCGCGGATTGCGTACCAATGATATTCATTACACATTGCTAGCACGGAGATGGGCGCGTGGATTCGTCATTACCGTAGCCGTTGGTGTAGTAACCGGTACATCCATCGGGTTGCAGCTCAGTTTGCTCTGGCCGATGTTCATGCGTGTTGCAGGTCAAGCGATTGCGCTGCCACTCTTCATGGAGACATTTGCGTTCTTCATCGAGGCGATCTTTCTGGGTATCTATTTGTATACGTGGGATCGGTTCAAAAAGAAATACACACATATGCTGCTGCTGATTCCGGTTGCGTTAGGATCATCGGCATCGGCCATATTTATCACAACCGTTAATTCATTTATGAATCAGCCTCAGGGATTCACGCTTGTGAACGGCATTATGAAGGATATCCATCCGATTGCCGCGATGCTGAATCCAGCTACGCCAACCAAAGTATCTCATGTACTGGCTTCTTCTTACACGCTGAGTGCAGGCGTGCTTGCTGGAATTGCAGCATTCAGTTTGCTTCGGGGAAGGGATCATGTGTATTACAAAAAGGCGCTGAAACTTACGACAGTGAGCGCGCTTGTCTTTGCGGTAAGTACCGTCATGATTGGAGACTCTTCTGGTAAATTCTTAGCCAAGTACCAGCCTGAGAAGCTGGCGGCGGCTGAATGGCATTTTAAGACGATGAAAAATGCACCGTTAGTCTATGGGGGAATTTTGGATGAGAACAACGAGGTAAAGTATGCATTGGAAATCCCATATGCACTTAGTATTTTGGCAGGGAACCGTCCTGATACGGAAGTGAAAGGGCTTGAAGAGTATCCAGCAGACCTTAGACCCCCATTATCCATTCACTATATGTTCGATCTTAAAGTAACCACAGGAGTGATCATCTTATTGATTCCGGTGCTCTATGTGTTTCGTCGTTGGTTACCAGGGCGCAAGCCGTATCCGAAGTGGCTCTTATTAGGCATTGTTCTACTCGGACCACTCGCAATGATTGCGATAGAGCTCGGTTGGATGTTTGCAGAGGTGGGAAGGCAGCCATGGATATTACGGGGATATATGAAAGTATCCGAGGCGGCAACGACATCTTCATCTGTAGGTTGGATGCTGGTGCTGTTCATTGTGCTGTACCTGATACTCTGCTTCTCTTGTATTCGGGTGCTTAGCAAGCTATTTCGTAACAAGGAAGCAGAGAAAGAGCTGGATTCACTGGGGCTTGAAGGAGGGATCGTGCATTGA
- a CDS encoding response regulator transcription factor, translated as MIKVLLIEDEKNLADMIAFFLEEEGYITERVHHAKDALLLFPKFQPDIVVTDLMLPETDGNDLVDAFRQQSTVPILMISASTMLNDRLRALHNGADDFLCKPFSLKELDARIKALLRRSAITYSDKPLQEEKPADVAGHVSVNEYRRTLFVDGQEIEVTHIEFEIMKELYGNPGKVFTRNELMDRIKGSERAYLDRTIDVHISSLRKKIEPDPKNPRFIKTVWGTGYKYVI; from the coding sequence ATGATCAAAGTACTTCTTATAGAGGATGAGAAAAATCTGGCGGACATGATCGCTTTCTTTCTAGAGGAGGAGGGGTACATAACAGAACGGGTTCATCATGCGAAGGATGCATTATTGCTTTTCCCTAAGTTTCAACCAGACATTGTGGTGACTGATCTCATGTTGCCTGAAACGGATGGCAATGATCTTGTAGATGCGTTTCGCCAGCAATCCACAGTACCTATTCTTATGATCTCTGCAAGCACGATGTTGAATGATCGACTTCGGGCTTTACATAACGGTGCGGATGATTTCCTATGTAAACCCTTCAGTCTGAAAGAGCTCGATGCTCGGATTAAGGCTCTATTACGTAGATCAGCCATTACTTATTCCGATAAACCGCTCCAAGAGGAAAAACCGGCCGATGTGGCCGGGCATGTGAGTGTCAATGAATATAGACGAACTCTGTTTGTAGATGGGCAAGAGATCGAGGTCACGCATATTGAGTTTGAAATCATGAAAGAATTATACGGTAATCCCGGCAAAGTATTTACACGGAATGAGCTCATGGATCGCATCAAAGGCTCAGAACGGGCGTATCTGGATCGTACGATTGATGTACACATATCCAGCCTACGCAAAAAGATTGAACCCGACCCCAAAAACCCTCGTTTTATTAAAACCGTTTGGGGAACAGGCTATAAATATGTTATCTAG
- a CDS encoding cytochrome d ubiquinol oxidase subunit II, translated as MSFEIAGIAILWTFLFGYLIVASIDFGAGFFSFYSLLTGHENKIHNIIQRYLSPVWEVTNVFLIFFVVGLVGFYPDSAFYYGTALLVPGSLAIVLLAIRGVYYAYNTYGNHGKNSRIYMALYGATGLLIPAVFSTILAISEGGIIEQVGEQVFFRWREFLTNPYTWSVVLLALVSVLYISAMFLSYYAKRAGDEIAFEVLREYALLWSLPTIFASFLAFLQINKQNPLHFERMLDISWMFIASFICFVIALTLVWKRKYLGWCFIAVMLQFAFAWYGYGRSHLPYILYPYINIYDSFTNRTMGIALITAFSLGLLVLIPSLVLIMKLFLFDANYVRGYSGKKKG; from the coding sequence TTGAGCTTTGAAATTGCAGGCATTGCGATCTTATGGACGTTTCTATTTGGATATCTAATCGTAGCCTCCATTGATTTTGGAGCAGGCTTTTTCAGCTTCTATAGTCTGCTAACTGGTCACGAGAATAAGATTCACAACATTATCCAGCGATATCTATCTCCAGTGTGGGAAGTTACGAACGTATTTCTTATTTTTTTTGTTGTGGGTCTGGTGGGGTTTTACCCCGACAGTGCCTTCTATTACGGCACGGCACTCCTAGTGCCCGGCTCACTTGCGATTGTATTGCTGGCGATCCGAGGTGTGTATTACGCCTATAATACCTATGGTAACCATGGTAAGAACAGTCGGATTTATATGGCCTTATACGGAGCGACAGGGCTATTGATTCCGGCGGTATTTTCCACCATTTTGGCTATATCCGAAGGAGGCATTATTGAGCAGGTTGGTGAGCAGGTATTTTTTCGCTGGAGAGAGTTTCTGACGAACCCCTACACTTGGTCTGTTGTATTGCTGGCACTTGTGAGTGTGCTATACATTTCGGCGATGTTTTTGTCCTATTATGCCAAGCGGGCAGGGGATGAAATTGCTTTTGAGGTGTTGAGAGAGTATGCGCTGTTATGGAGCCTACCCACGATTTTTGCGAGTTTTCTTGCGTTTTTGCAAATTAACAAACAAAATCCGCTTCACTTTGAACGGATGCTCGATATTTCGTGGATGTTTATTGCCTCGTTTATTTGTTTTGTCATCGCCCTGACACTTGTGTGGAAGCGAAAATATTTGGGCTGGTGTTTTATCGCCGTGATGCTGCAATTTGCCTTCGCATGGTATGGATATGGACGTTCCCATTTGCCGTACATCCTGTATCCGTACATTAATATATATGATAGCTTTACGAATCGAACGATGGGCATTGCGCTGATTACAGCGTTCAGTTTGGGACTACTGGTGCTCATTCCATCACTGGTTTTGATTATGAAATTGTTTCTATTTGATGCGAATTACGTCCGTGGATATTCGGGCAAGAAGAAGGGATGA
- a CDS encoding amino acid permease produces the protein MQDRNNTTSTGSSLKKGLRARHMTMIALGGSIGTGLFLASGTAISTAGPGGALLAYAAVGIMVYFLMTSLGELATFLPDSGSFNTYAARYVDPALGFAMGWNFWYNWAVTIAAELAAATVLIKYWFPDSNSMLWSLLFLVLIFSLNILSVKGYGESEYWFAIIKVATVIIFLTVGVLMIFGIMGGEAVGFSNFTVGDAPFHGGFFTVLGVFMAAGFSFQGTELIGVAAGESENPRENVPRAIRQVFWRILIFYILAITVISLIIPYTHPNLLKGELNNIGVSPFTLVFEKAGLAIAASVMNAVILTSVLSAGNSGMYASSRVLYALARDGKAPRFLARLNKRGIPMNALLITTAVGMLAFLASLFGDGIVYTWLLNASGMCGFITWLGIAISHYRFRKAYVAQGRDLNDLPYRARWFPFGPIFAFVLCIIVIIGQNYQAFTGDHIDWSGALVAYLSVPLFLILWLGYKWIKKTKVVPLQECDFTSTTD, from the coding sequence ATGCAAGACCGCAACAATACTACATCAACTGGATCATCACTAAAAAAAGGGCTCCGTGCCCGGCACATGACCATGATCGCTCTGGGTGGATCGATCGGTACTGGACTATTTCTTGCAAGCGGTACTGCCATCTCTACCGCTGGCCCGGGCGGCGCACTTCTTGCTTATGCAGCCGTAGGAATCATGGTGTATTTCCTCATGACAAGTCTCGGAGAGCTGGCTACATTCTTGCCTGACTCCGGTTCATTTAATACGTATGCTGCCCGCTACGTTGACCCTGCACTTGGGTTCGCCATGGGCTGGAATTTCTGGTACAACTGGGCTGTTACCATTGCCGCAGAACTTGCTGCAGCTACAGTGCTTATTAAATACTGGTTCCCGGATAGCAACTCCATGCTGTGGAGTCTGTTATTTCTGGTATTGATCTTCTCCTTAAATATTCTGTCAGTTAAGGGATACGGAGAATCGGAATACTGGTTCGCCATCATCAAGGTAGCTACCGTCATTATCTTCCTTACGGTGGGTGTACTTATGATCTTTGGTATTATGGGCGGAGAAGCTGTTGGTTTCAGCAACTTTACTGTAGGTGATGCCCCCTTCCATGGTGGATTCTTCACTGTGCTTGGTGTATTTATGGCCGCAGGATTCTCCTTCCAAGGAACGGAGCTGATCGGTGTGGCTGCCGGGGAAAGTGAAAACCCTCGTGAAAATGTACCTCGTGCGATTCGGCAAGTATTCTGGCGTATCCTTATTTTTTACATTTTGGCGATTACAGTGATCAGTCTAATCATTCCATATACACACCCGAATCTACTCAAAGGTGAGCTGAATAATATCGGTGTCAGTCCGTTTACCCTTGTGTTTGAGAAGGCCGGGCTAGCAATTGCTGCTTCCGTCATGAATGCCGTAATTTTGACTTCTGTACTGTCTGCAGGTAACTCAGGTATGTATGCCTCTAGCCGTGTACTCTACGCTCTTGCTCGGGATGGTAAAGCACCACGCTTCCTGGCACGATTGAACAAAAGAGGTATTCCTATGAACGCGCTGCTCATCACGACTGCAGTCGGAATGCTGGCCTTCCTTGCCTCCCTGTTTGGAGATGGGATCGTGTACACGTGGTTGCTCAATGCATCAGGCATGTGTGGTTTCATCACTTGGCTCGGTATTGCCATCAGTCATTATCGCTTCCGTAAAGCCTATGTTGCTCAAGGCCGAGATCTGAATGATCTACCTTACCGTGCACGCTGGTTCCCGTTTGGCCCGATCTTTGCTTTTGTATTATGCATTATCGTCATTATCGGTCAGAACTATCAAGCCTTTACAGGAGATCATATTGATTGGAGCGGCGCGCTAGTTGCATACTTAAGTGTACCGTTGTTCTTAATTTTGTGGCTCGGCTACAAGTGGATTAAGAAAACCAAAGTGGTACCTTTGCAAGAATGTGATTTCACCTCTACAACAGATTAA
- a CDS encoding virulence factor, which translates to MNIVSIEPTPSPNTMMLHLDERLEDGIRKTYTLDNERSAPAFIRQMLHIPGVKSVFHTTDFVALDRKGNADWSVILGEVQSRLGQQGLDLDWIDGEDHSGEHFGEAQVFVQFFRGVPMQIRVKAGAKEERVGLSDRFVKAVTEVASATLIKERKLKDYGVRYGELPDIAREVEQELEAAYPAERLNQVIQQAIAHGTNAEEFVERRRQLEGAELEEALNSTDWNVRYAAFDGMEPTAERLPLVAHALKDEKMQIRRLAVVYLGDIRTAEAMELLYQALQDSSPAVRRTAGDTLSDIGDPAATPAMTATLTDSSKLVRWRAARFLYEVGTEEAEEALRVAAEDPEFEVSLQAKMALERIESGEQAAGTVWQQMAGRNKKTE; encoded by the coding sequence ATGAATATTGTTTCCATTGAACCAACACCCAGCCCTAATACGATGATGTTGCATCTGGATGAACGTCTGGAAGACGGAATCCGCAAAACATATACGCTGGATAATGAACGCTCTGCCCCAGCCTTTATTCGCCAAATGCTTCACATTCCCGGTGTAAAAAGTGTGTTCCACACCACCGACTTTGTAGCTTTGGATCGTAAAGGTAATGCCGACTGGTCAGTGATCCTTGGCGAAGTTCAGAGCCGTCTAGGACAACAGGGTCTAGACCTGGATTGGATTGACGGTGAAGATCATTCCGGTGAACACTTTGGTGAAGCCCAAGTATTCGTACAATTTTTCCGGGGTGTGCCTATGCAGATCCGGGTAAAAGCAGGTGCAAAAGAGGAACGCGTTGGACTCTCAGATCGGTTTGTCAAAGCCGTTACTGAGGTTGCCAGTGCTACGCTGATCAAAGAACGCAAGCTGAAGGACTACGGTGTTCGTTACGGTGAACTTCCAGATATCGCTCGCGAAGTGGAACAGGAGCTTGAAGCTGCGTATCCTGCTGAACGATTGAATCAGGTCATTCAGCAAGCCATTGCGCACGGCACCAATGCCGAGGAATTCGTAGAACGTCGTCGCCAACTCGAAGGTGCTGAACTTGAAGAAGCTCTGAACAGCACTGACTGGAATGTACGCTATGCAGCGTTTGACGGCATGGAGCCAACAGCGGAGCGCTTACCTCTGGTTGCTCATGCGCTTAAGGATGAGAAAATGCAAATACGGAGATTGGCGGTTGTCTATCTCGGCGACATTCGCACAGCAGAAGCGATGGAACTGTTATATCAAGCATTACAGGATAGCTCGCCCGCTGTACGCCGTACCGCAGGAGATACGCTATCTGATATTGGTGATCCAGCTGCAACTCCAGCTATGACAGCCACGTTAACTGATAGTAGCAAGCTTGTACGCTGGCGTGCAGCTCGTTTCTTATATGAAGTTGGAACGGAAGAAGCGGAAGAAGCTCTACGCGTAGCAGCTGAAGATCCAGAATTCGAAGTAAGCCTTCAAGCGAAGATGGCCTTGGAACGCATTGAATCAGGTGAGCAAGCAGCAGGTACGGTATGGCAGCAAATGGCTGGTCGTAACAAAAAAACGGAATAG
- a CDS encoding ATP-binding protein, whose amino-acid sequence MAKIKARQILEWVILKLRVPWIGTAILILLGTASSFFPVTLFCGVNLVLVSAAVLVALRLHGGIYGFVAMTVILILKLLFAGVQPETMVIAMLRYVELIWMLVWQIRWKNGSIIKANAVFWLVMLLPITTYGYFIQGMSLEDVKYTYMHIAVISMVNALIAGIVVDFWITTGEDKAKRTGTIPLSRIAFKYVVAFVVIVSLALLSADSRRQLDQINDAIRSNLEHAAVAVVEDLNRGYVTADNLTQNVERYHHLLGVNVILLHADDGRVAASGLGNLRNGDVLDLEQYRLIQAGENELLIHSVESHQRNVLDFWKQISFIYEANQIPDFPYRVIIETSSENYYNRIESVYLTTLQSLFMIIVTSMIVAAPLSRKVVSPMQRLTRVTGSLPRLLFRNNGKMEWPTSHVTEVQILIGNLRKMADVLIEQFEQIRLDKLTLEDRVRERTKELKNSEEIKRAIIDSSIDAIIAVDSNGLIIEFNPEAERMFGLTREEVILQTNAPSLFQGASCAEIKKMLEQYEYKQGKRYTIVDEISGIRRNGALFPIEYKIVEIRLGNNESLYNLFIKDITERTRAEEERVRHALALEQLNAELFHEKNAIQEQRDISEHFIESVREGLVMSDRSGTITIVNRRIEEMFGLGNFLGKSIEDFAQRIDQIVITDDFNLTEQTQAFLNGERSFVETEFWFNDVEKSVFSLYIKQVDVPGKNHGFLLVFRDRTQEENLNRMKNELISVVSHELRTPVATIMGYVELMMMYDLPASQRQEFMETISSEGARLSSLLDDVLDIQRLDNEGLTYHKTYVPLLELVEGVAEQWNMKSVQRIEVHAFNGDFFAYADQNRMVQVMHNLIGNAVKYSPGTDRIDITLWEEEEWLCIDVRDYGIGIAENVKDLLFTKFYRVDNSDHRQIGGTGIGLYISRKIVEDHQGTIGFISAPGKGSTFKIRLPKQNELL is encoded by the coding sequence ATGGCTAAGATCAAGGCAAGACAGATACTGGAGTGGGTCATATTGAAACTGCGTGTGCCCTGGATTGGAACAGCAATCCTTATCCTTTTGGGTACAGCGAGCAGTTTTTTTCCGGTGACGTTATTTTGTGGCGTAAATCTGGTACTGGTAAGTGCAGCGGTGCTCGTTGCCTTGCGTTTACATGGTGGTATCTATGGATTCGTGGCTATGACCGTTATTCTTATCTTGAAACTTTTGTTTGCAGGAGTACAGCCTGAAACGATGGTCATCGCTATGCTACGTTATGTTGAACTCATATGGATGTTAGTGTGGCAGATTCGTTGGAAGAATGGCAGTATCATTAAAGCCAATGCGGTATTTTGGTTAGTGATGTTGTTGCCAATAACAACGTATGGCTACTTCATTCAGGGCATGAGTCTGGAAGATGTGAAGTATACCTATATGCACATTGCTGTCATTAGCATGGTTAATGCACTGATTGCGGGCATTGTGGTGGATTTTTGGATTACGACAGGAGAGGACAAGGCGAAAAGAACGGGCACAATTCCACTTTCTCGGATTGCGTTCAAATACGTGGTGGCTTTTGTGGTAATCGTATCACTAGCCTTGTTATCGGCAGATAGCCGTAGACAACTCGATCAGATTAATGATGCCATTCGTTCGAATCTGGAGCATGCGGCTGTGGCAGTTGTTGAGGATTTGAACAGAGGATATGTAACGGCAGACAATTTGACTCAGAATGTGGAGCGATACCATCATCTATTAGGTGTGAATGTAATACTGCTTCATGCAGATGATGGCAGGGTGGCTGCCTCGGGATTAGGCAATCTGAGGAATGGAGATGTGCTCGATTTGGAGCAGTATCGACTGATCCAGGCAGGAGAAAATGAACTTTTAATTCATTCTGTTGAATCACATCAGCGGAATGTGCTCGATTTCTGGAAACAGATTTCGTTCATCTATGAAGCGAATCAGATACCAGATTTCCCTTATCGGGTCATCATCGAGACAAGCTCTGAAAATTATTATAATCGTATTGAATCGGTCTACCTGACCACGCTCCAGAGTCTGTTTATGATAATCGTTACTTCCATGATTGTTGCTGCTCCGCTCAGTCGCAAAGTGGTAAGTCCGATGCAACGACTTACTCGTGTGACAGGCTCTCTGCCGCGGTTGTTATTCCGCAATAATGGCAAGATGGAGTGGCCAACAAGCCACGTAACTGAAGTACAGATTCTGATTGGTAATTTGCGTAAAATGGCTGATGTGCTTATCGAACAATTCGAGCAGATTCGTCTGGACAAACTTACGCTGGAGGATCGAGTCAGGGAAAGAACCAAAGAGTTGAAGAATAGCGAGGAGATCAAGCGCGCCATTATCGATTCTTCCATTGATGCCATTATCGCAGTGGATTCCAATGGACTTATTATAGAATTCAACCCTGAAGCCGAGAGAATGTTCGGTTTAACGCGGGAAGAGGTCATTCTGCAAACGAATGCCCCGTCTCTATTTCAAGGCGCAAGCTGTGCTGAAATCAAAAAAATGCTTGAGCAATACGAGTATAAGCAGGGCAAGCGATATACCATCGTCGATGAAATTTCCGGTATTCGCCGGAACGGGGCGTTATTTCCGATTGAATACAAGATTGTGGAGATTCGTCTGGGCAACAATGAGTCGTTATACAACCTCTTTATTAAGGATATTACCGAACGAACGAGAGCCGAAGAAGAACGTGTACGGCATGCCCTTGCTCTAGAGCAATTAAATGCAGAGTTGTTCCATGAGAAGAATGCGATTCAGGAGCAGCGGGACATTAGTGAGCATTTTATTGAGTCTGTCCGTGAAGGACTTGTCATGTCTGACCGTTCAGGCACGATTACAATCGTGAACAGACGAATTGAAGAGATGTTTGGCTTAGGAAATTTCCTAGGCAAGTCGATTGAAGATTTTGCCCAAAGAATTGATCAGATCGTCATAACCGATGACTTTAATCTGACAGAGCAAACCCAAGCGTTCCTGAACGGAGAACGTTCCTTTGTGGAGACGGAGTTCTGGTTTAACGATGTGGAGAAAAGTGTGTTCTCTCTATATATCAAGCAGGTAGATGTGCCAGGTAAAAACCATGGATTTTTGTTGGTGTTCCGAGATCGAACACAGGAAGAAAATTTGAACCGAATGAAGAATGAGCTGATTAGTGTCGTATCCCATGAATTGCGTACTCCGGTAGCGACCATTATGGGATATGTAGAGTTAATGATGATGTATGATCTGCCGGCATCCCAGCGTCAGGAGTTTATGGAGACGATCTCATCTGAGGGGGCAAGGCTCAGCAGTTTACTTGATGATGTTCTGGATATCCAGCGACTGGATAACGAAGGGTTAACGTATCACAAAACATATGTACCTCTGCTTGAATTGGTGGAGGGTGTCGCCGAGCAATGGAACATGAAGTCGGTTCAGCGTATTGAGGTTCATGCATTTAATGGTGATTTCTTTGCTTATGCGGATCAGAATCGAATGGTACAGGTGATGCACAATCTCATAGGCAATGCGGTCAAATATTCTCCAGGTACGGATCGTATTGATATCACTCTGTGGGAAGAAGAGGAGTGGTTATGTATTGATGTCCGTGATTACGGCATTGGTATCGCAGAGAACGTGAAAGATCTGCTCTTTACGAAGTTTTACCGTGTGGATAATTCGGATCATCGCCAGATTGGTGGAACCGGTATTGGACTGTACATCTCGCGGAAAATAGTAGAGGATCATCAAGGTACAATTGGCTTCATATCTGCACCGGGTAAGGGAAGTACATTTAAGATCAGGTTGCCTAAACAGAATGAACTCTTGTAG
- a CDS encoding cation diffusion facilitator family transporter: MNAYEEIRKGERGAWISIAAYLVLSAFKLISGYIFDSSALVADGYNNVTDIVASVAVLIGLRISQKPPDSDHTYGHFRAETIAALIASFIMAVVGLQVLVEAVRSWYVGSFVAPNLLAAGVAIISAISMLGVYRYNSRLAKQINSQALMAAAKDNRSDAWVSIGAAVGIIGAQFGLPWLDKVAAIAVGLLICKTAWEIFRDCTHRLTDGFDQKELTDLRSSVARVPGVETIKDVKARVHGSHVLVDIVIEVDGKLSLIEGHQICDRVEEGLKRSHNIMHVHVHVEPRIENATPKNE; encoded by the coding sequence TTGAATGCTTATGAAGAAATCCGTAAGGGAGAGCGGGGAGCCTGGATTAGCATAGCAGCTTATCTCGTCTTGTCTGCTTTTAAATTAATCAGTGGTTATATTTTTGATTCTAGTGCGTTGGTAGCCGATGGATATAATAATGTTACCGACATTGTAGCCTCTGTCGCAGTGCTGATCGGCCTCCGGATTTCACAAAAGCCTCCGGATTCAGATCATACATATGGTCATTTTCGGGCAGAGACGATAGCGGCACTGATTGCTTCATTTATTATGGCTGTGGTGGGACTTCAAGTGCTAGTTGAAGCCGTAAGATCCTGGTATGTTGGCAGCTTTGTTGCCCCTAATCTCTTGGCAGCCGGAGTTGCGATTATAAGCGCGATTTCAATGTTAGGTGTGTATCGCTATAACTCTCGTCTAGCCAAGCAAATTAACAGTCAGGCGCTTATGGCAGCAGCCAAGGACAATCGTTCGGATGCGTGGGTCAGTATTGGAGCAGCAGTTGGAATCATCGGTGCACAATTCGGTCTACCATGGCTTGATAAAGTCGCAGCTATCGCTGTAGGATTGCTGATCTGCAAGACAGCTTGGGAGATTTTCAGAGACTGCACACACCGATTGACCGATGGTTTTGATCAGAAGGAATTAACCGATCTTCGCTCTTCTGTTGCCCGTGTTCCTGGCGTAGAGACAATTAAGGATGTCAAGGCACGTGTTCATGGGAGTCATGTGTTAGTGGATATCGTCATTGAGGTAGACGGGAAACTTAGTCTGATTGAAGGTCATCAGATCTGTGACAGGGTGGAGGAAGGATTGAAACGATCGCACAACATTATGCATGTACATGTACATGTCGAACCCAGAATAGAAAACGCTACTCCAAAGAATGAGTGA
- a CDS encoding MBL fold metallo-hydrolase — protein MPKIRYNNIDNVSTDKTLKEFKQWREERRKKVKDYSYTVPKHPPELDYLHANREETTLTWIGHSTFFIQYYGLNIVTDPVWAEKMGFQRRLGAPGIPIQDIPPLDIILISHSHYDHLHLASLRKLITAKTLLIVPDGLKRKMIRKGFHRCHEMKWWEHITLGGVKISFVPAQHWTRRTLFDTNSSHWGGYVLEVVHPTSSEDAEEMAVTNTRNNSADTTGNTSHIQQSEASASQHLAAQESVEKPPVVYFVGDTGYFPGFKTIGERFDIGVTLMPIGAYDPEWFMTSQHVTPEEALQGFVECGSQLMVPMHYGTFRLADDTPKEALDRLEAEREKLGISAERIRVLGHGETLRIKHETHKQD, from the coding sequence ATGCCGAAAATTCGTTATAACAATATTGATAATGTAAGCACGGATAAGACGTTGAAGGAATTCAAGCAGTGGAGGGAAGAGCGGCGCAAAAAGGTAAAGGATTATTCGTACACTGTACCTAAGCACCCACCGGAGTTAGACTACTTGCATGCCAATCGGGAGGAGACGACCCTTACCTGGATTGGTCACTCCACTTTTTTTATTCAATACTACGGTTTAAATATCGTAACGGATCCGGTATGGGCAGAGAAAATGGGATTTCAGCGTAGACTGGGTGCCCCTGGTATTCCGATTCAGGATATTCCACCGCTCGATATTATTTTGATCTCCCATTCCCATTATGATCATCTGCATCTGGCTTCCTTACGGAAGCTGATTACAGCCAAAACGCTGTTAATCGTTCCAGATGGACTCAAGCGGAAGATGATCCGTAAAGGCTTTCACCGGTGTCATGAGATGAAATGGTGGGAACATATTACATTGGGTGGTGTCAAAATAAGCTTTGTACCTGCTCAACACTGGACTCGTCGTACTTTGTTTGACACTAACAGCTCTCACTGGGGCGGTTATGTCTTGGAGGTGGTTCATCCCACATCTTCTGAAGACGCTGAGGAAATGGCTGTTACGAACACGCGAAACAATTCAGCAGATACAACAGGCAACACGTCTCATATACAACAATCCGAAGCTTCTGCATCGCAGCACTTAGCGGCGCAGGAAAGCGTAGAGAAGCCACCCGTTGTTTATTTTGTCGGGGATACGGGGTATTTTCCAGGGTTCAAAACGATCGGTGAACGTTTCGATATAGGCGTTACGCTGATGCCGATTGGTGCATATGATCCAGAATGGTTTATGACCTCTCAACATGTGACACCAGAAGAAGCATTGCAGGGATTCGTGGAGTGTGGCTCCCAGCTTATGGTGCCTATGCACTACGGAACATTCAGACTGGCCGATGATACGCCTAAGGAGGCGCTTGACCGTCTGGAAGCGGAACGTGAGAAATTAGGGATAAGCGCGGAGCGAATTCGTGTGCTGGGTCACGGAGAGACATTACGTATCAAGCATGAAACACATAAACAGGACTAA